Proteins from one Caulobacter sp. X genomic window:
- a CDS encoding M20/M25/M40 family metallo-hydrolase, with the protein MKTIRFLGVWICLVIGLALGVWSLRTPAPLPANAPPAAFSAQRAMADVAALAQAPHPTGSVQIAKVRDHLLMRMGELGLEVSVRPDQGFYAKASNPRVLTVAAVQNLAGVLPGTQRDLPAVLVMSHYDSVHNSPGAADDAAGVAAALEIARALKAGGPAKRDVIFLFTDAEEAGLLGAEAFFARDPLAGRVGLVVNLEARGDAGRASMFQTGPGNGALISVFARAAKGPSANSLASAVYAKMPNDTDFTHAVRKGLPGLNLAFIDDQLAYHTPLAKPDHLEKGSLQHVGDQTLPTIRALADATELPPPAPDAIYSDVLGQFLVSYPPVVGWALLGLAAALLAFAGWRTLSLGAASGWEIARGAAGLLLLASAAALVLHLAGRLLMVQDVQRYYDLLVSFDYVLWGAGLLAIATGLGVATAMARGAGRIIPCVAALVLGGAGSLVGGFDPVGLGLGVATAVLAALALGYRTDALGGWIGGLVVLLILAAAAQVLAPGATVMLTWPLLIAALGVALVIGIGGTRDKRVALALTVVIGVLAIVSLAQLTAWAAFTFAGLGLQELAVLALFAMLAAPALSPLTHDFAATRWAWRAALVLVLAGGGLIGYAALAEGTAARPAPTGALHLADLSTGKAWRVAEHPRLDAWTKAALPDDGGGQPVRQALSPFWRKPVWMSETRAAPVEVPQLSIDRAEDRLLVRLIPAPGAETVSLRLKPSAPLSQPRLNGRPISLKTEAGEWSSLTYHAPDPNGVTLSFTTQGPGSVEVAALEYHNGWPALAKAPPPKPASLMAFGMSDKTAVLVRGQMSW; encoded by the coding sequence ATGAAGACGATCCGCTTCCTCGGAGTCTGGATCTGCCTCGTGATCGGCCTGGCGCTGGGGGTGTGGAGCCTGCGGACGCCCGCGCCCCTGCCCGCCAACGCGCCGCCGGCCGCCTTTTCGGCCCAGCGGGCCATGGCCGACGTCGCCGCCCTGGCCCAGGCTCCGCATCCGACCGGCTCGGTCCAGATCGCCAAGGTTCGCGACCATCTGCTGATGCGGATGGGCGAGCTGGGCCTGGAGGTCTCGGTCCGCCCTGACCAGGGCTTCTACGCCAAGGCCAGCAACCCGCGCGTCCTGACCGTCGCCGCGGTCCAGAACCTGGCGGGCGTGCTGCCTGGGACCCAGCGCGACCTGCCGGCCGTGCTGGTCATGAGCCACTATGACTCGGTCCACAATTCGCCTGGCGCGGCCGATGACGCGGCCGGAGTCGCCGCCGCGCTCGAGATCGCCCGCGCCCTGAAGGCCGGCGGCCCAGCCAAGCGCGACGTCATCTTCCTGTTCACCGACGCCGAGGAAGCGGGTCTGCTGGGCGCCGAGGCGTTCTTCGCCCGCGACCCGCTGGCGGGACGCGTCGGCCTGGTCGTGAACCTCGAGGCGCGCGGCGACGCCGGCCGGGCCTCCATGTTCCAGACCGGCCCCGGCAACGGGGCGCTGATCAGCGTCTTCGCCCGCGCCGCCAAGGGCCCCTCGGCCAATTCCCTGGCCTCGGCCGTCTACGCCAAGATGCCCAACGACACCGACTTCACCCACGCGGTGCGCAAGGGCCTGCCCGGCCTGAACCTGGCCTTCATCGACGACCAGCTGGCCTATCACACGCCGTTGGCCAAGCCTGATCACCTGGAAAAAGGCAGCCTCCAGCACGTGGGCGACCAGACCCTGCCGACGATCCGGGCGCTGGCCGACGCAACCGAGCTGCCGCCGCCCGCGCCGGACGCGATCTATTCCGACGTGCTGGGGCAGTTCCTGGTCAGCTATCCGCCCGTCGTCGGCTGGGCGCTCTTGGGCCTCGCCGCGGCGCTGCTGGCGTTCGCCGGCTGGCGCACCCTGAGCCTCGGCGCCGCCAGCGGCTGGGAGATCGCCCGGGGCGCGGCCGGCCTGCTGCTGCTGGCCTCCGCCGCCGCTCTCGTCCTGCACCTGGCCGGTCGGCTGCTGATGGTCCAGGACGTCCAGCGCTATTACGACCTGCTGGTCAGCTTCGACTATGTGCTGTGGGGCGCGGGCCTGCTGGCGATCGCGACGGGACTGGGCGTCGCCACGGCCATGGCGCGCGGCGCCGGCCGGATCATCCCGTGCGTCGCCGCGCTGGTCCTGGGCGGCGCTGGCAGCCTAGTCGGCGGCTTCGATCCCGTAGGCCTGGGCCTGGGCGTCGCGACCGCCGTGCTGGCGGCGCTGGCCCTCGGCTACCGAACCGACGCCCTGGGCGGCTGGATCGGCGGTCTCGTCGTGCTGCTCATCCTCGCCGCGGCCGCCCAGGTCCTGGCGCCCGGCGCGACGGTGATGCTGACATGGCCGCTGCTGATCGCGGCCCTGGGCGTGGCCCTGGTCATCGGGATCGGCGGGACCCGGGACAAGCGCGTGGCCCTGGCCCTGACCGTCGTGATCGGCGTCCTCGCCATCGTCTCTCTGGCCCAGCTGACCGCGTGGGCGGCCTTCACCTTCGCCGGCCTGGGCCTGCAGGAGCTGGCCGTGCTGGCCTTGTTCGCCATGCTGGCCGCCCCCGCCCTGTCGCCCCTGACCCACGATTTCGCCGCCACCCGCTGGGCCTGGCGCGCGGCGCTCGTCCTCGTCCTGGCCGGCGGCGGCCTGATCGGCTACGCGGCCCTGGCGGAGGGGACCGCCGCCCGCCCGGCTCCCACCGGCGCCCTGCACCTGGCCGACCTCTCGACCGGCAAGGCCTGGCGGGTCGCCGAGCATCCGCGCCTCGACGCCTGGACCAAGGCCGCTCTGCCCGACGACGGCGGCGGCCAGCCCGTTCGCCAAGCGCTTTCGCCCTTCTGGCGCAAGCCCGTCTGGATGTCAGAGACCCGCGCCGCGCCGGTCGAGGTCCCGCAGCTGTCGATCGACCGCGCCGAGGACCGCCTGCTGGTCCGGCTGATCCCGGCCCCCGGCGCCGAGACGGTCAGCCTGCGCCTGAAGCCTAGCGCCCCGCTCAGCCAGCCGCGCCTCAACGGCCGCCCGATCAGCCTGAAGACGGAGGCCGGCGAGTGGTCGAGCCTGACCTATCACGCGCCGGACCCGAACGGCGTGACGCTCAGCTTCACGACGCAGGGACCGGGCTCCGTCGAGGTCGCGGCGCTGGAGTATCACAACGGCTGGCCGGCCCTGGCCAAGGCGCCGCCGCCCAAGCCCGCCAGCCTGATGGCCTTCGGCATGTCGGACAAGACGGCGGTGCTGGTGCGCGGCCAGATGAGCTGGTGA
- a CDS encoding TonB-dependent receptor, protein MRFTQVLCGTASAVVLAGLGASSAAQAQTSDAQTVDSIIVTAQKREQNLQDVPVVVTAVGAKLLQDTGVKDIKDLTILTPGLTVTSTSSEASTTARVRGVGTVGDNPGLESSVGVVIDGVYRPRNGVGFGDLGEMERIEVLKGPQGTLFGKNTSAGVINVMTKEPEFGFGANGELTFGNYGAKGAAASVTGPLYEDKLAGRLYVAARKRDGYNDVITGNGPSKRDQDADQNFYTVRGQLLFVPDDRATFRVIADYSRRDENCCGAVQIRTGPTAALLAAVSGQAAPVAATADPFKRVAYSNRGAPAKIEDKGVSLQGDLDLPFGSLTSISAIRNWRTDNGQDSDFSTADITYRNKDGTNYSEFTTYSQELRLAGRSDKFDWLVGAFLADERLENRANFYYGNDYEQYLGRLLSRSAANPTGIPNFIALLLNRAPNTSFAGGQGLKDRYDQRATTIALFTNDTWHVTDAFEITAGLRYTSEKKKLDTYQTNTDGGVACGTALSAAGQARIASIVGAAATPTIIGNLCLPWANTLFNGRGTKQERTDKEWSGTIKASYRFSPEVFSYASFARGYKGGGFNLDRTQSSNGLPSGGSGVTPIYDTSFPAEFVDSYEVGLKNTLFNRTVLFNVSVFQQKFTDFQLNTFLGTSFVVRSIPEVKSKGVDADFLWFTPIHGLTVQSGFTYADTKYGKQAIPNDPGNALALLPGSRLSLAPKYSTSGSLTYETPVGDNMKARFNIGAKYSSSYNTGSDLFPPKVQKSYTVVNGRVGLGSADERWTMELWAQNLLNEKYMQVAFNGPLQGSSGLSATQSTYNAALDTITYDAFLGAPRTYGVTLRSRF, encoded by the coding sequence ATGCGCTTCACCCAGGTGCTTTGCGGCACTGCGTCCGCTGTCGTCCTCGCTGGTCTTGGCGCTTCGAGCGCCGCGCAGGCTCAAACGAGCGACGCCCAAACCGTCGATAGTATTATCGTCACCGCCCAGAAGCGGGAACAGAACCTGCAGGACGTGCCGGTCGTGGTCACCGCCGTCGGCGCCAAGCTGCTGCAGGACACCGGCGTCAAGGACATCAAGGATCTGACGATCCTGACTCCCGGCCTGACGGTGACCTCGACCTCGTCCGAAGCCTCAACCACCGCCCGCGTGCGCGGCGTCGGCACGGTCGGCGACAACCCCGGCCTCGAAAGCTCGGTCGGCGTCGTGATCGACGGCGTCTATCGCCCGCGTAACGGCGTCGGCTTCGGCGACCTCGGCGAGATGGAACGCATCGAAGTGCTGAAGGGTCCGCAGGGCACCCTGTTCGGCAAGAACACCTCGGCCGGCGTCATCAACGTCATGACCAAGGAGCCGGAGTTCGGCTTCGGCGCCAATGGCGAGCTGACCTTCGGCAACTACGGCGCCAAGGGCGCGGCCGCCTCGGTCACGGGTCCGCTGTACGAAGACAAGCTGGCCGGCCGGCTCTATGTCGCCGCCCGCAAGCGCGATGGTTACAACGACGTGATCACCGGCAACGGCCCGTCCAAGCGCGACCAGGACGCCGACCAGAACTTCTACACCGTCCGCGGCCAGCTGCTGTTCGTTCCGGACGACCGCGCCACCTTCCGCGTGATCGCCGACTACAGCCGTCGCGACGAGAACTGCTGCGGCGCGGTCCAGATCCGCACCGGCCCGACGGCCGCCCTCTTGGCGGCGGTTTCCGGCCAGGCCGCTCCGGTGGCCGCCACGGCCGACCCGTTCAAGCGCGTGGCCTATTCGAACCGCGGCGCGCCGGCCAAGATCGAAGACAAGGGCGTTTCGCTGCAAGGCGACCTCGACCTGCCCTTCGGTTCGCTGACCAGCATCTCGGCCATCCGCAACTGGCGCACTGACAACGGCCAGGATTCCGACTTCAGCACGGCCGACATCACCTATCGCAACAAGGACGGCACGAACTATTCCGAGTTCACGACCTACAGCCAGGAACTGCGACTGGCGGGCCGTAGCGACAAGTTTGACTGGCTGGTCGGCGCCTTCCTGGCCGATGAACGCCTCGAGAACCGCGCCAACTTCTACTACGGCAACGACTACGAGCAGTATCTGGGCCGCCTGCTGTCGCGCTCTGCGGCCAACCCGACGGGTATCCCCAACTTCATCGCCCTGCTGCTGAACCGCGCGCCCAACACCTCCTTCGCGGGGGGGCAAGGCCTGAAGGACCGCTACGACCAGCGCGCCACCACGATCGCTCTGTTCACCAACGACACCTGGCACGTGACCGACGCGTTCGAGATCACCGCCGGCCTGCGCTACACCTCCGAGAAAAAGAAGCTCGACACCTACCAGACCAATACCGACGGCGGCGTCGCCTGCGGCACGGCCCTGTCGGCCGCCGGCCAGGCCCGGATCGCCAGCATCGTCGGCGCGGCGGCTACGCCGACCATCATCGGCAACCTCTGCCTGCCCTGGGCCAACACGCTGTTCAACGGCCGCGGCACGAAGCAGGAGCGGACGGACAAGGAGTGGAGCGGCACGATCAAGGCCTCGTACCGCTTCTCGCCGGAAGTGTTCAGCTACGCGTCGTTCGCGCGCGGCTACAAGGGCGGCGGCTTCAACCTGGACCGCACCCAGTCGTCGAACGGCCTGCCCTCGGGCGGTTCCGGCGTGACGCCGATCTATGACACCTCGTTCCCGGCCGAGTTCGTCGACAGCTATGAAGTCGGCCTGAAGAACACTCTCTTCAACCGCACCGTCCTGTTCAACGTCAGCGTCTTCCAGCAGAAGTTCACCGACTTCCAGCTGAATACCTTCCTGGGCACCTCGTTCGTGGTGCGCTCGATCCCCGAGGTGAAGTCCAAGGGCGTCGACGCCGACTTCCTGTGGTTCACGCCGATCCATGGCCTGACGGTCCAGAGCGGCTTCACCTACGCCGACACCAAGTACGGCAAGCAGGCGATCCCGAACGATCCGGGCAACGCCCTGGCCCTGCTGCCGGGCAGCCGCCTGTCGCTGGCGCCGAAGTACTCGACCTCGGGCTCGCTGACCTATGAGACCCCGGTCGGGGACAACATGAAGGCCCGCTTCAACATCGGCGCGAAGTACTCGTCGTCGTACAACACCGGCTCGGACCTGTTCCCGCCCAAGGTCCAGAAGTCCTACACCGTCGTGAACGGTCGCGTGGGTCTGGGCTCGGCCGACGAGCGCTGGACCATGGAGCTGTGGGCCCAGAACCTGCTGAACGAGAAGTACATGCAGGTGGCCTTCAACGGCCCGCTGCAAGGCTCCTCGGGCCTCAGCGCGACCCAGAGCACCTACAACGCGGCGCTGGATACGATCACCTACGACGCGTTCCTCGGCGCGCCGCGCACCTACGGCGTGACCCTGCGCTCAAGGTTCTAA
- a CDS encoding AMP-binding protein, with amino-acid sequence MTPPDGGSPVREPSTAPFKPLPMKGPDVSVERRADGSIVITSNHAPGEGPRSIAHLFAQKAAEHPERPYLKQREPNHGPWRQVTYGEALRQVEGIGQWLLDQGLTPADSVMILSSNAIEHALMTLGAYAAGVPAAPVSPAYSLISTDHAKLKHCFERVAPRVVFAQSGAMFAKAIETLKALDPSLLIVTADGTGEGAIPYATVAATAPTPALRAALEGVGPETVAKYLFTSGSTGLPKAVPQTHGMMAGVIAGQEGLRAEEPETGEVSQSLEWMPWSHISAGNITFNAVIWGGGTLHIDEGKPLPGMFETTIKNLYEVSPVVFGSAPIAFSMLAEAMEKDPALRRSFFKNLRYMGYGGATLSNDVYERIQALAVAETGHRIPLTTMYGATETQGVTVTHWVTERVGLVGLPLPGVQLKLAPSGSKYEVRVKGPTVAAGYHKDPEKTAAAFDEEGFYRLGDAARFVDPEDPAKGLVFDGRVTEDFKLDTGTWVSVGVLRPDLVAACSPYIHDAVITGQDKPFIGAMLWPSPAGLAALVADPGPGTPLEKLVAILRERLSAFNAAAGGSSRRVARFTILTEPPSIDAGEITDKGYVNQRATLERRADRVEALYAKEPGEGVFAV; translated from the coding sequence ATGACGCCGCCCGACGGCGGCTCGCCGGTGCGCGAGCCTTCGACCGCTCCGTTCAAGCCGCTGCCGATGAAGGGCCCCGACGTCAGCGTCGAGCGCCGGGCCGACGGCTCGATCGTCATCACCTCGAACCACGCGCCGGGCGAGGGTCCGCGCTCGATCGCCCATCTGTTCGCCCAGAAGGCCGCCGAACATCCGGAGCGGCCCTATCTGAAGCAGCGCGAGCCGAACCACGGCCCCTGGCGGCAGGTGACCTATGGCGAGGCCCTGCGCCAGGTCGAGGGGATCGGCCAGTGGCTGCTGGACCAAGGCCTGACGCCGGCCGACAGCGTCATGATCCTGTCCTCCAACGCGATCGAGCACGCCCTGATGACGCTGGGCGCCTACGCCGCCGGCGTCCCGGCCGCGCCGGTCAGCCCCGCCTACAGCCTGATCTCGACCGACCACGCCAAGCTCAAGCACTGCTTCGAGCGCGTGGCGCCGCGCGTCGTCTTCGCCCAGAGCGGGGCGATGTTCGCCAAGGCGATCGAGACCTTGAAGGCGCTGGACCCGAGCCTGCTGATCGTCACCGCCGACGGGACGGGCGAAGGGGCGATCCCCTATGCGACCGTGGCGGCCACCGCGCCGACCCCGGCGCTGCGGGCGGCTCTGGAGGGCGTGGGTCCCGAGACCGTGGCCAAGTACCTGTTCACCTCCGGCTCGACCGGCCTGCCCAAGGCCGTCCCCCAGACCCACGGCATGATGGCCGGGGTCATCGCCGGCCAGGAAGGTTTGCGCGCCGAGGAGCCAGAGACCGGCGAGGTCTCGCAAAGCCTTGAGTGGATGCCCTGGAGCCACATCTCGGCCGGCAACATCACCTTCAACGCGGTGATCTGGGGCGGCGGCACCCTGCACATCGACGAGGGCAAGCCGCTGCCGGGGATGTTCGAGACCACGATCAAGAACCTCTACGAGGTCTCGCCGGTCGTGTTCGGCTCGGCCCCGATCGCCTTCTCGATGCTGGCCGAGGCGATGGAGAAGGACCCCGCGCTGCGGCGGTCGTTTTTCAAGAACCTGCGCTACATGGGCTATGGCGGCGCGACCCTGTCCAACGACGTCTATGAGCGGATCCAGGCCCTGGCCGTGGCCGAGACCGGCCACCGGATCCCGCTGACCACCATGTACGGCGCGACCGAGACGCAAGGCGTCACCGTCACCCACTGGGTCACCGAACGGGTCGGGTTGGTCGGCCTTCCCCTGCCGGGCGTCCAGCTGAAGCTGGCGCCCAGCGGCTCGAAGTACGAGGTCCGGGTCAAGGGGCCAACCGTGGCGGCCGGCTATCACAAGGACCCGGAGAAGACCGCGGCGGCCTTCGACGAGGAGGGCTTCTACCGCCTGGGCGACGCGGCGCGCTTCGTCGATCCGGAGGATCCTGCGAAGGGCCTGGTGTTCGACGGCCGGGTGACCGAGGACTTCAAGCTGGACACCGGCACCTGGGTCAGCGTCGGCGTGCTGCGACCCGACCTCGTCGCCGCCTGCAGCCCCTACATCCACGACGCGGTGATCACCGGCCAGGACAAGCCGTTCATCGGCGCGATGCTGTGGCCCTCGCCCGCGGGCCTCGCGGCCCTGGTCGCGGACCCGGGGCCGGGCACGCCGCTGGAGAAACTGGTGGCGATCCTGCGCGAGCGGCTGTCGGCCTTCAACGCGGCGGCGGGCGGGTCGTCGCGGCGCGTGGCGCGCTTCACGATCCTGACCGAGCCGCCCTCGATCGACGCCGGCGAGATCACCGACAAGGGCTACGTCAACCAGCGGGCGACGCTGGAACGCCGCGCCGACCGGGTCGAAGCCCTCTACGCCAAGGAGCCGGGCGAGGGGGTCTTCGCGGTCTGA